A genomic stretch from Penicillium digitatum chromosome 4, complete sequence includes:
- a CDS encoding DNA-directed RNA polymerase I subunit RPA12, with protein sequence MSVIGSLIFCTDCGNLLRESTGNADAILHCDVCGTRNKDTTPVTTVSESKPSAFPSALRAKRSAVQTLSAEDRKTEAIIDRTCNDCGRKQMFYTTVQLRSADEGSTVFYRCVCGFKETSNN encoded by the exons ATGTCTGTCATCGGTTCCTTGATTTTCTGCACCGATTGCGGAAATCTCCTACGAGAATCTACCGGCAATGCGGATGCGATTCTGCACTGTGATGTCTGCGGTACTCGGAATAAAG ATACAACTCCTGTGACAACCGTATCTGAGTCCAAGCCCTCCGCATTCCCCTCAGCACTGAGAGCCAAACGATCCGCAGTCCAGACCCTGTCAGCAGAGGATCGAAAGACTGAGGCTATCATTGATCGTACATGTAACGATTGTGGGAGGAAGCAGATGTTCTACACCACGGTGCAACTGCGCAGTGCCGATGAAGGAAGTACTGTGTTCTACAGATGTGTCTGCGGATTCAA AGAAACCTCCAACAACTAA
- a CDS encoding LisH dimerization motif: protein MSANLMSRTPSTATPTWHHFERKLEEVKPSKTDINYLVMDYLITNGYPAAAKKFAVEANIQLRTDLEAIQERVEIRSAIHSGDIQVAVEKINELNPQILDEDPSLHFSLLRLQLVELIRTCMDTPGGDITPALDFATAQLAPRAPTNPQFLDDLERTLALLIFPSDKLAPSLASLLDPALRKEIATRVNEAILQNQGARKEARLRNLVKTRAYAEQKAREAKKDIPDTLDIGLVGDSHDNSNSNDHATNIRDTLMSNNTDTDPMIS from the exons ATGTCTGCTAATCTT ATGTCTCGCACTCCCTCGACTGCGACGCCTACTTGGCATCACTTTGAGCGGAAGCTTGAGGAGGTCAAGCCGTCTAAGAC TGATATCAACTATTTGGTCATGGATTATCTCATCACCAACGGCTATCCCGCTGCTGCGAAGAAATTTGCAGTGGAGGCCAACATCCAGCTCAGAACGGATCTAGAGGCAATCCAAGAGCGAGTTGAAATTCGCTCTGCGATTCACTCTGGTGACATCCAGGTCGCTGTTGAAAAAATCAACGAGCTGAACCCTCAG ATTCTTGACGAAGATCCCTCTTTGCACTTTTCTCTCCTGCGTCTGCAGCTGGTTGAGTTGATCCGTACCTGCATGGACACTCCCGGTGGCgatatcacccccgcccTTGATTTCGCGACGGCGCAACTTGCACCACGCGCACCTACAAACCCTCAGTTCTTAGACGACCTCGAGCGGACCCTAGCGCTTCTGATTTTTCCCAGTGATAAACTGGCCCCCTCGCTTGCGTCGCTCCTGGACCCTGCACTTCGTAAAGAGATCGCAACCCGAGTCAACGAGGCAATTCTGCAGAACCAGGGCGCTCGTAAAGAGGCCCGGCTGCGCAATCTTGTGAAGACCCGGGCATATGCCGAGCAAAAGGCACGAGAGGCCAAAAAAGACATACCAGATACACTGGACATCGGCTTGGTCGGTGATTCTCACGACAACAGTAACAGTAATGACCATGCTACTAACATTCGTGACACGTTGATGTCGAATAACACCGATACTGATCCAATGATCTCTTAA
- a CDS encoding HEAT repeat protein — protein sequence MTSGTDVTVLTLRKVLVSESEPLARRFRALFSLKHLACMQPTTDQTLPAIEAIAAGFSSPSALLKHELAYCLGQTKNFQSVAHLQHVVKDADEDAMCRHEAAEALGALGYADSLDILKKLRDDTNELDVIRETCDIAVDRILWENSEERKAEKLKPSDFTSIDPAPPMPLEASAEPCIPDLEKTLLDTKLPLFQRYRAMFGLRDLASPPDLPTAVNAVNALAKGLKDPSALFRHEVAFVFGQLCHPASIPSLTAALSDLSEVGMVRHEAAEALGSLGEEEGVEETLKKFLNDPNQVVRDSVIVALDMAEFEKNGETQYALIPDSAAPVAA from the exons GTGCTGGTCTCCGAATCTGAGCCGCTTGCTCGCCGCTTCCGCGCTCTTTTCTCCCTTAAGCATCTGGCCTGCATGCAGCCTACCACAGACCAGACTCTCCCCGCCATCGAAGCTATTGCCGCAGGCTTCTCGTCGCCCTCGGCTCTGCTAAAACATGAGCTTGCCTACTGCCTTGGCCAAACGAAAAACTTTCAGTCTGTCGCACACCTGCAGCATGTGGTGAAAGATGCCGATGAGGATGCGATGTGTCGCCATGAGGCTGCCGAGGCGCTGGGCGCTCTTGGGTACGCGGATAGCTTGGACATCCTTAAGAAATTGAGGGATGATACAAATGAACTGGATGTAATTCGCGAGACTTGTGACATTGCTGTCGACCGAATTTTGTGGGAGAACTCCGAAGAGCGCAAGGCCGAGAAATTGAAGCCTAG CGATTTCACTTCTATCGACCCTGCTCCACCAATGCCTCTAGAGGCCAGCGCTGAACCCTGCATCCCTGACCTGGAAAAGACGCTTCTTGACACAAAGCTCCCGCTGTTCCAAAGATACCGTGCGATGTTCGGTCTGCGCGACCTTGCCTCGCCCCcagatcttcccacagcaGTCAACGCCGTCAATGCGTTGGCTAAGGGCCTCAAGGACCCCTCTGCTCTCTTCCGTCATGAGGTTGCCTTTGTGTTCGGGCAACTCTGCCACCCTGCCTCGATCCCTAGTCTCACAGCCGCGCTGAGTGATCTCTCGGAAGTAGGAATGGTGCGACACGAAGCGGCGGAGGCCCTTGGCAGCCTGGGCGAGGAGGAGGGTGTGGAGGAGACCCTGAAGAAATTCCTGAATGACCCTAATCAAGTGGTCAGGGACAGTGTCATTGTTGCTCTTGATATGGCAGAGTTCGAGAAGAATGGCGAAACCCAATACGCGCTGATCCCGGATAGCGCTGCACCCGTTGCTGCATGA
- a CDS encoding Calcium-binding EF-hand: MLNAMLRRTRADGTAMNSLGSVPGRIHTSKAFFTFRQPLSRSLHTPRQRPAPQWRRVLAPGSLPIRFKSEIAAKIEPLKKSRALIAIRKVFTFCGFFIITSGAVVVAFFIYDASTYREGASGMDIPVSEFALNPRLGGPKNLPIADVLVGDYDSEAMLQQKDKPRLVILGTGWGSIALLKNLNPADYHVTVVSPTNYFLFTPMLPSATVGTLGLRSLVEPVRRIIDRVNGHFLKASAVDVDFSAKLVEVSQVGQDGQTKNFYLPYDKLVVGVGCVTNPHGVKGLENCNFLKTIDDARQIKNKVLENMELACLPTTSDEERRRLLSFVVCGGGPTGVEFAAELFDLLNEDLLHSFPRIVRNEMSVHIIQSRSHILNTYDEALSKYAEGRFTRDGVEVLTNARVKEVRSDRVLFSQMQDGKTVVKEIPTGLCLWSTGVARAEISETLSNKLEGQNNKHALETDSHLRVIGAPLGDVYAIGDCSTVQNNIADNVIRFLRTVAWEKGLDPEKVHLTFSEWTEFASRIKRRYPQASSHLRRLDLLFEQYDKDHSGTLDYGELSELLHQIDTKLTSLPATAQRANQQGVYLGRKLTKIAAALPGLKANEVDYGDLDEAVYKAFKYRHLGSLAYISNAAIFDFGGMSFSGGVIAMYLWRSVYFAQSVSFRTRCMLAMDWAKRALFGRDLMSF, encoded by the exons ATGCTAAACGCGATGCTGCGTCGGACCCGGGCGGACGGCACCGCGATGAATTCATTGGGATCAGTACCAGGCCGAATTCATACCTCGAAGGCATTTTTTACATTCCGCCAACCTCTGTCTCGCTCCTTACACACTCCTCGGCAGCGACCCGCCCCTCAATGGCGACGAGTCTTGGCACCGGGCTCGTTGCCGATCCGattcaaatcagaaatcGCCGCTAAAATCGAACCTTTGAAAAAATCACGTGCTCTAATTGCTATACGCAAGGTCTTTACATTTTGCGggttcttcatcatcaccagcGGCGCCGTGGTCGTCGCCTTCTTCATTTACGATGCCAGTACATACCGCGAAGGTGCCAGTGGGATGGATATCCCGGTCTCGGAATTTGCTCTCAATCCTCGACTCGGGGGCCCGAAGAACTTGCCCATCGCCGATGTGCTAGTTGGCGACTACGACTCCGAGGCTATGCTTCAGCAGAAGGATAAGCCTCGTCTCGTTATCCTGGGAACGGGTTGGGGTAGCATCGCGCTTCTTAAGAACTTGAACCCTGCCGATTATCATGTTACTGTTGTTTCCCCTACTAACTATTTCCTGTTTACTCCCATGTTACCTTCGGCTACGGTTGGCACTTTGGGTCTTCGGTCGCTGGTTGAGCCTGTTCGGCGCATTATTGACCGGGTTAATGGCCACTTCCTTAAGGCATCCGCGGTTGATGTCGATTTCTCTGCGAAGCTGGTGGAAGTATCCCAGGTTGGCCAAGATGGCCAGACAAAGAACTTCTATCTTCCATACGACAAGCTTGTTGTCGGAGTTG GCTGTGTAACAAACCCACACGGTGTGAAAGGCCTTGAGAACTGTAACTTCTTGAAGACAATTGACGATGCTCGTCAAATCAAGAACAAGGTTCTAGAGAATATGGAACTAGCGTGTCTCCCCACCACTTCTGATGAAGAGCGCAGACGCCTGCTGTCTTTTGTGGTGTGCGGAGGTGGCCCAACCGGTGTTGAATTTGCAGCCGAGCTGTTCGATCTCCTCAATGAAGATCTGCTTCATTCTTTCCCTCGCATTGTACGAAACGAGATGTCTGTCCACATCATTCAAAGTCGAAGCCATATTCTGAACACTTACGACGAAGCACTTTCTAAGTATGCTGAG GGTCGATTCACTCGCGATGGCGTTGAGGTGTTGACAAATGCCCGTGTTAAGGAAGTGCGTAGCGATCGGGTTCTTTTCTCCCAAATGCAAGACGGCAAGACCGTTGTAAAAGAAATTCCAACTGGACTCTGCTTGTGGTCCACTGGGGTTG CCCGAGCCGAGATCTCAGAGACACTCTCTAACAAACTGGAAGGCCAAAACAATAAGCACGCCCTCGAAACAGACTCCCATCTCCGCGTGATAGGCGCCCCATTAGGCGACGTCTACGCAATCGGCGACTGCTCAACAGTCCAGAACAATATCGCAGACAACGTCATCAGGTTCCTTCGCACCGTTGCCTGGGAGAAAGGCCTCGACCCCGAGAAAGTGCACCTCACTTTCTCCGAATGGACCGAATTCGCCTCTCGGATTAAGAGACGCTATCCGCAAGCCTCAAGCCATCTCCGTCGCCTGGATCTGCTCTTTGAGCAGTACGACAAGGACCACTCCGGCACTCTTGACTACGGCGAGCTGTCCGAGCTCCTGCACCAAATCGACACCAAACTCACGTCCCTGCCTGCCACTGCCCAGCGCGCTAACCAGCAGGGCGTGTACCTGGGCCGTAAATTGACTAAGATTGCCGCCGCACTTCCCGGTCTCAAGGCCAATGAGGTTGATTATGGTGACCTCGACGAGGCTGTCTACAAGGCGTTTAAGTATAGACACCTCGGAAGCTTGGCGTACATCAGCAATGCTGCTATCTTCGACTTTGGTGGTATGAGCTTCAGTGGCGGCGTCATCGCCATGTACCTTTGGCGTAGTGTCTACTTCGCTCAGAGTGTTAGCTTCCGTACGCGGTGTATGCTGGCCATGGATTGGGCCAAGAGAGCGCTCTTTGGAAGAG ATCTCATGAGCTTTTAA
- a CDS encoding Sister chromatid cohesion protein Mis4, putative has product MDQNGRPAVQVVINGHDQMPPYVSNMQFQNQRPLSVDEALQYSSMSSAPVFGLDCILRPDVGRPSNTTSINHVLQEGRKTLGELDTEMQAGQDDSSRLETSREYIQQLLDGEQLTEFKFKLPRVPTRSQQQLRPNDPDGATSGRNSLGSFARMMLSSTDIAFRYPEAPPKTKPETKGLTPKTAASLNQRAYVANKLNSASFSASFELNHPPTSSQLSVVIPIKTVPLHSNDVNPKKLQLKAHDQDAMAVAAVRLKDQKEEADEALQKLQDLLHEVFEEEDQLDPDASTPPTSDAPNPIFVSPASLQVHGLILSSDAHTRLQKALRKVAGFDRLQDIPSDYLNRVQKLCEKPILAAQSPEIGLGDSLNEVESQEWLGKIEDVLNALYAIGTLLQTMSGRQTERELCPEDLIEAIPTVLNQLFDHCIIPAVESRPGGKDSQYFHFFSTQKRIIGTLVHQSKKVVTLFAEFLSRIDVSEGTITAAEFFAAKLIFVENAHNDKDSTLGYQKYEPVRRGAMDVLAKVFSKYPEQRPFILDEILVSLEKLPTTRQNARQFKVADGKNIQLLTALVLQLVQTTALETPSRSKAKLRIKAQAVDDNDELMGLGESHANGKSDDDESDESLERLANKANRLYDNAMRSAQYIVNFIVQRAMNSTKTGDQPYRNILDLFTQDLISVLGSADWPAAELLLRILALRMIQITDQDKSAATSKSMALELLGWMGSAISDLIATAQHMLPALEDSDSELTDYLKQQFEEFCSGALHHQDLITPTGPYRISLEHLLQDKNSDNWQLTSARGYYLAQWAKTACALYYNSEDQEEIAHDEVTDDLVSLLTRSFSDPRWLETHKEFDKIPNVHGKFAYILTVLNSNFGKAFDTILKVLLASFLGDSAKVRSRSLKSVIYMLEKDPNLLDRDPSVLRVIHRCTTDASPMVRDSALHLIGQCIGLKPKLEEEGCRSILACAADQTAGVRKRCISLLKELYHKTSRKELKLAILDSFLQRTGDHEESVASLARQTFEEIWLVPFHESIDSSSEGPKLKMALGEQVGLIVGLTERSEAALESLSICLKAVLSDKSKSAALNFKVCKAMVSTMFQRLVEDSDGSSKEFQQALLQTITVFAKSNAKLFTPDQLEALHPYIGHLSTADDLFIFRSVVVIYRCVLPFLSSSHNTLLKEVQNDLFKSVAKLARSELNEVMACLWTINSILQNTNRLVKLTVSVLKPLQQYKSIDLSSTTHAAILARAKSYIRIAGCVGRHCDLDKYTSHFKSEFPTWAGGSVAGLMVDSIIPFTASSSPFDLRVMALESLGSICQSWPGQFGRERTRQTFAQAFKEDAPSLQNIVLRSFADFFAIHEGKSEKAVMPTAEATAQEDTTRLGGSLRASDNDGAAALIAQHFLSNMLQVAQSRQDTYSLTAIELIASINRQGLVHPKECAGVLVSLETSTVPAIAKIAFDTHKMLHQQYESMFEREYMRAVQEAFYYQRDIVGDSNGANARPFVSKLAPLFEIVKISNSRYQKKFLANMCSKINFEPKKLDVTGNPPEHLLLARFISQNLAYFDYGQMAEVVPTIACMERIVSSTGTIIAHAIETEISPTPIGPPQLDSSNGMMLGFAPEIPQSTVIPRQANPATLRLLATAAASLSMLWEARTHLRRLYGVNAHSKNKEGKSATKDLNRAATKVHGVTGDKFWEAIARNMTALDNEEAMHQKCREFATLLSIDEEFRVEGDEDAEGDSLDAAGEIDQTVPPRPMKRKSSISSSNLSKRPKSRKSSTGKKKSSAEPDEDLDWD; this is encoded by the exons ATGGACCAGAATGGACGACCCGCCGTCCAGGTGGTCATCAACGGCCATGATCAGATGCCACCATATGTCTCCAATATGCAGTTTCAGAACCAAAGGCCGCTGTCTGTGGATGAAGCACTGCAGTACTCATCCATGTCCAGTGCGCCTGTTTTTGGTCTCG ACTGTATCCTACGTCCCGATGTTGGCCGACCTTCAAATACCACTTCTATAAACCATGTCCTCCAAGAAGGCCGCAAAACACTCGGTGAACTTGACACGGAAATGCAAGCTGGACAGGATGATTCTAGTCGTTTAGAAACGTCCCGAGAATATATTCAACAGTTGCTGGATGGAGAACAGCTTACAGAATT CAAATTCAAGCTGCCTCGGGTTCCTACGCGAAGTCAACAACAGTTGCGCCCAAACGATCCTGACGGTGCTACCTCCGGTCGTAATAGCCTTGGTTCCTTCGCACGGATGATGCTTAGCTCTACCGATATTGCATTCAGAT ACCCCGAAGCACCCCCAAAGACAAAACCCGAAACTAAAGGCCTCACCCCGAAGACCGCTGCTTCATTGAATCAGCGCGCATACGTTGCGAACAAATTGAACTCGGCGTCTTTCTCAGCCTCTTTTGAGCTGAATCATCCACCTACATCGAGCCAATTGTCCGTCGTTATTCCAATCAAAACCGTACCCCTACACAGCAATGACGTGAACCCGAAGAAGCTCCAACTGAAAGCACATGACCAGGACGCTATGGCCGTGGCGGCGGTGCGACTCAAGGACCAAAAAGAGGAAGCAGATGAAGCCTTGCAAAAgcttcaagatcttcttcatgaggtttttgaagaagaagatcaacttGATCCCGATGCTTCGACCCCTCCAACTTCTGATGCACCGAACCCCATTTTCGTGAGCCCGGCATCTTTGCAGGTGCATGGGCTGATACTATCTTCTGATGCTCACACTCGCCTCCAGAAAGCTCTTCGGAAAGTTGCAGGGTTTGACCGACTGCAGGACATTCCTTCTGATTATCTTAACCGCGTTCAAAAATTGTGCGAAAAGCCAATACTTGCTGCACAATCCCCGGAGATAGGCTTAGGCGATTCACTTAATGAGGTTGAGTCCCAGGAGTGGCTGGGTAAGATCGAAGATGTATTGAACGCACTGTATGCAATCGGAACGCTGCTGCAGACGATGTCTGGGCGTCAAACCGAGCGAGAGCTTTGTCCTGAAGATCTCATCGAGGCCATTCCCACTGTTCTCAATCAACTGTTTGACCATTGCATTATTCCCGCAGTGGAATCGCGTCCTGGTGGTAAAGACAGCCAGTACTTCCACTTCTTTTCGACCCAGAAGCGGATCATTGGCACTCTTGTTCACCAGAGCAAGAAAGTTGTTACTCTTTTTGCAGAATTTTTGTCCCGCATTGATGTCTCCGAGGGGACGATCACGGCCGCGGAATTCTTTGCTGCAAAGCTAATATTTGTGGAAAATGCACACAATGACAAAGACTCTACTTTAGGATATCAGAAGTACGAGCCTGTGAGACGTGGTGCGATGGATGTGCTGGCAAAAGTGTTTTCTAAATATCCTGAGCAGCGACCGTTCATCCTGGATGAGATTCTGGTCTCATTGGAAAAACTCCCCACCACACGTCAGAATGCTCGGCAGTTCAAAGTTGCAGATGGAAAAAATATCCAACTACTCACCGCTCTAGTCCTGCAGCTTGTTCAGACAACGGCTCTGGAAACACCTTCGCGATCGAAGGCCAAGCTTCGAATCAAAGCACAAGCCGTTGACGACAATGACGAGCTCATGGGCCTTGGTGAAAGTCATGCCAACGGCAAGTCTGATGACGACGAATCAGACGAATCGTTGGAACGCTTAGCCAACAAGGCCAACCGACTCTACGACAATGCCATGCGCTCCGCACAATACATTGTGAACTTCATCGTACAGCGTGCTATGAACTCTACGAAAACTGGCGACCAGCCTTACCGGAATATTCTGGATCTTTTCACTCAGGATTTGATCAGTGTACTGGGCTCAGCTGATTGGCCGGCTGCGGAATTGCTTCTTCGGATTTTGGCCTTGCGCATGATTCAAATCACCGACCAAGATAAAAGCGCGGCCACTTCGAAGAGCATGGCACTTGAACTTCTTGGCTGGATGGGATCTGCTATCTCGGATTTGATAGCAACCGCTCAGCACATGCTCCCGGCTCTGGAAGATTCCGACAGTGAATTAACTGATTACCTCAAACAACAATTTGAGGAATTTTGTTCGGGCGCACTGCATCATCAAGACCTCATCACTCCAACGGGTCCGTATAGGATTTCGCTCGAGCACCTTTTGCAAGACAAAAATTCAGACAACTGGCAACTGACCAGTGCGCGGGGCTACTACTTGGCTCAATGGGCCAAAACAGCCTGCGCCCTATATTACAACTCGGAGGATCAGGAGGAAATTGCGCATGACGAGGTGACTGATGATTTGGTTTCTCTATTAACAAGGTCCTTCTCAGATCCACGCTGGTTAGAGACCCACAAAGAATTCGACAAAATTCCCAACGTGCATGGCAAGTTTGCCTATATCCTCACGGTCTTGAATTCCAACTTCGGCAAAGCATTCGACACCATCCTCAAAGTTCTTTTGGCCTCTTTCCTTGGTGACTCGGCCAAGGTTCGCAGCCGCAGCTTGAAAAGTGTCATCTACATGCTTGAAAAAGACCCGAACCTTCTTGACAGAGACCCTTCTGTTTTACGTGTAATACACCGGTGTACAACGGATGCTTCACCCATGGTTCGAGACTCTGCGTTACACTTGATTGGACAATGCATTGGTTTGAAGCCTaagcttgaagaagaaggatgTCGAAGTATTTTGGCCTGTGCAGCCGATCAAACAGCTGGTGTCCGAAAACGCTGTATCAGTCTTTTGAAGGAACTTTACCACAAAACCTCTCGGAAGGAATTGAAGCTGGCCATTCTCGACAGTTTCCTCCAACGCACAGGCGATCATGAGGAGAGCGTGGCATCTTTGGCTCGCCAAACTTTTGAAGAGATCTGGCTCGTTCCATTCCACGAGTCCATTGATTCCTCGTCCGAAGGGCCAAAATTGAAAATGGCTCTTGGGGAGCAGGTAGGCCTTATCGTTGGCCTGACTGAGCGCAGTGAAGCTGCCCTGGAGTCTCTTAGCATCTGTTTGAAAGCGGTCCTTTCAGACAAATCTAAGTCCGCGGCTTTGAATTTCAAGGTTTGTAAGGCGATGGTCTCTACCATGTTCCAGAGATTGGTGGAGGATTCAGATGGATCCAGCAAGGAATTCCAGCAAGCTCTTTTACAGACGATTACCGTCTTTGCCAAGTCGAATGCGAAGCTGTTCACCCCAGATCAGCTGGAGGCCCTGCATCCTTACATCGGACACCTTTCTACCGCAGATGATCTTTTCATATTCCGATCGGTTGTGGTCATCTATCGCTGTGTCTTGCCGTTCTTGTCCTCGTCCCACAACACCCTTCTGAAGGAAGTGCAGAATGACCTTTTCAAGAGTGTTGCCAAGCTCGCCCGTTCAGAGTTAAACGAAGTCATGGCTTGTTTGTGGACCATTAACAGTATTCTACAAAATACGAACAGACTGGTGAAGTTGACAGTTTCAGTACTGAAGCCATTGCAACAGTATAAGAGTATTGATCTCTCCTCGACTACACACGCTGCAATTCTTGCCCGTGCCAAGAGTTATATTCGCATTGCAGGTTGTGTTGGGCGGCATTGCGATCTTGACAAGTATACATCTCATTTCAAGAGTGAATTTCCCACCTGGGCTGGTGGCTCGGTTGCGGGACTGATGGTTGACTCAATTATTCCCTTCACTGCATCAAGTTCACCCTTTGATCTGAGGGTCATGGCTCTGGAAAGCCTGGGATCTATATGCCAGTCCTGGCCTGGTCAATTTGGCAGGGAACGCACACGGCAGACTTTTGCTCAGGCTTTCAAAGAAGATGCCCCAAGCCTGCAAAATATCGTTCTCAGATCATTTGCAGACTTCTTTGCCATCCATGAAGGCAAGTCTGAAAAGGCCGTCATGCCAACTGCAGAAGCTACCGCCCAGGAAGACACTACCAGATTAGGTGGCTCTTTGAGAGCTAGCGACAATGATGGTGCCGCTGCCTTAATCGCCCAACACTTCCTCTCAAACATGCTTCAGGTAGCACAATCTCGCCAGGATACTTATTCATTGACTGCCATTGAACTCATTGCGAGTATCAATAGACAGGGCTTAGTGCATCCAAAAGAATGCGCGGGCGTTCTGGTCTCTCTGGAGACTTCTACAGTCCCTGCGATTGCGAAAATCGCGTTCGACACGCACAAAATGCTCCATCAGCAATACGAATCCATGTTTGAGCGAGAATACATGCGGGCTGTGCAAGAGGCGTTCTACTACCAGCGTGATATTGTTGGAGACTCCAATGGCGCTAACGCTCGGCCTTTTGTCTCGAAGCTCGCACCGTTGTTCGAGATTGTCAAAATCAGCAACAGCCGTTACCAGAAAAAATTCTTAGCAAACATGTGCTCCAAAATCAACTTTGAACCGAAGAAATTGGACGTAACTGGCAACCCTCCAGAGCACCTTCTACTGGCACGCTTCATCTCCCAAAACCTGGCCTATTTTGACTACGGTCAAATGGCTGAAGTGGTGCCGACCATCGCATGTATGGAGCGTATCGTTTCTTCGACTGGCACAATCATTGCACACGCGATTGAGACGGAGATATCTCCCACCCCGATCGGTCCGCCTCAGTTAGATTCTTCAAATGGCATGATGCTAGGGTTTGCGCCTGAGATCCCTCAATCGACAGTCATACCGCGGCAAGCAAACCCTGCCACATTGAGATTGTTGGCAACTGCTGCTGCATCATTGTCAATGCTTTGGGAAGCTCGAACTCATCTTCGTCGTCTCTATGGAGTCAATGCTCACAGCAAGAATAAAGAAGGGAAATCTGCAACGAAGGACCTCAATAGAGCTGCCACCAAAGTGCACGGTGTGACCGGTGATAAGTTCTGGGAAGCCATTGCCAGAAATATGACAGCTCTGGACAACGAGGAAGCGATGCACCAAAAATGTCGAGAATTTGCAACCTTACTCTCCATAGACGAGGAGTTCAGGGTGGAAGGAGACGAGGACGCTGAAGGGGACAGCCTGGACGCTGCTGGAGAGATCGATCAGACAGTGCCTCCTCGGCCCATGAAGCGGAAGAGCTCCATCTCCAGCTCAAACCTCAGCAAGCGACCTAAGAGCCGGAAGAGTTCAACcggaaagaagaagtccagCGCTGAGCCGGACGAAGACCTAGATTGGGACTGA